The Syngnathoides biaculeatus isolate LvHL_M chromosome 6, ASM1980259v1, whole genome shotgun sequence genome has a window encoding:
- the rpl8 gene encoding large ribosomal subunit protein uL2 — MGRVIRGQRKGAGSVFKAHVKHRKGAAKLRHIDFAERHGYIKGIVKDIIHDPGRGAPLAKVAFRDPYRFKKRTELFIAAEGIHTGQFIYCGKKAQLNIGNVLPVGTMPEGTIICCLEEKPGDRGKLARASGNYATVISHNPETKKSRVKLPSGSKKVISSANRAVVGVVAGGGRIDKPILKAGRAYHKYKAKRNCWPRVRGVAMNPVEHPFGGGNHQHIGKPSTIRRDAPAGRKVGLIAARRTGRLRGTKTVQEKEN; from the exons ATGGGACGTGTGATCAGGGGCCAGAGGAAGGGCGCGGGCTCCGTGTTTAAAGCCCACGTCAAGCACAGGAAAGGCGCCGCCAAACTCCGCCACATCGACTTCGCCGAACGCCACGGCTACATTAAGGGCATCGTCAAG GATATCATCCACGACCCCGGCCGCGGGGCCCCCCTGGCCAAGGTGGCCTTCCGGGACCCGTACCGCTTCAAGAAGAGGACCGAGCTGTTCATCGCAGCCGAAGGGATCCACACGGGCCAGTTCATCTACTGCGGCAAGAAGG CTCAGCTGAACATCGGTAACGTCCTTCCCGTGGGCACCATGCCCGAGGGCACCATCATCTGCTGCCTGGAGGAGAAACCCGGCGACAGGGGCAAACTGGCGCGCGCCTCCGGAAACTACGCCACGGTCATCTCGCACAACCCGGAGACAAAGAAGTCCCGAGTCAAGCTGCCGTCGGGCTCCAAGAAGGTCATCTCCTCCGCCAACAGAGCCGTCGTCG GCGTCGTCGCCGGCGGCGGGCGTATCGACAAGCCCATCCTGAAGGCGGGTCGCGCCTACCACAAGTACAAGGCCAAGAGGAACTGCTGGCCTCgcgtcaggggcgtggccatgaAC CCCGTCGAGCATCCCTTCGGCGGCGGCAACCATCAGCACATCGGCAAGCCCTCCACCATCAGGAGGGACGCCCCCGCCGGTCGCAAGGTCGGTCTCATCGCCGCCCGTCGTACCGGCAGGCTCCGCGGGACCAAGACCGTCCAGGAGAAGGAGAACTGA
- the usp9 gene encoding probable ubiquitin carboxyl-terminal hydrolase FAF-X: MTATTRGSPVGGNDSQGQAPDAQSQPPLPQNQTSSPNSSNENSPVSPPGEHGQGDGPPQLEEEEPAFPHTDLAKLDDMINRPRWVVPVLPKGELEVLLEAAIELSKKGLDVKCEACQRFFRDGLTISFTKILTDEAVSGWKFEIHRCIINNTHRLVELCVAKLSQDWFPLLELLAMATNPHCKFHIYNGTRPSETVPAGAQLADDDLFARPPDPRSPKGWLVDLINKFGTLNGFQMLHDRFMSGEALNVQIIAALIKPFGQCYEFLTLHTVKKYFLPVIKMVPQFLENLTDEELKKEAKNEAKNDALSMIIKSLKNLASRVPGQEETVKNLEIFRLKMILRLLQISSFNGKMNALNEVNKVISSVSYYTHRHNPEEDEWLTAERMAEWIQQNQILSIVLRDSLHQPQYVEKLEKILRFVIKEKALTMQDLDNIWAAQAGKHEAIVKNVHDLLAKLAWDFSPEQLDHLFDCFKASWTNASKKQREKLLELIRRLAEDDKDGVMAHKVLNLLWNLAHSDDVPVDIMDQALSAHIKILDYSCSQDRDTQKIQWIDRFIEELRTNDKWVIPALKQIREICSLFGEAPQNLSQTQKNPHVFYRHDLINQLQNNHSLVTLVAENLSAYMETMRQFSKEEQAEFDPQIVRTGSRYSHVQEVQERLNFLRFLLKDGQLWLCAPQAKQIWKCLAETAVFLCDREACFKWYSKLMGDEPDLDPDINKDFFENNVLQLDPSLLTENGMKCFERFFKAVNCREGKLVAKRRAYMMDDLELIGLDYLWRVVIQGSDDIASRAIDLLKEIYTNLGPKLQVNQVEIHEDFIQSCFDRLKASYDTLCVLDGDKDSINCARQEAIRMVRVLTVLKEYINECDSDYHEERTILPMSRAFRGKHITLIVRFPNQGRQVDDLDIWSHTNDTIGSVRRGILNRIKANAAHTKIELFIGGEVVDPADDRKLIGQLNLKDKTLITAKLTQVSANMPSSPDSSSDSSTGSPGNHGNHYGEGPNPEVESCLPGVIMSLHLRYISFLWQVADLGCQLNMPLLRDGARVLMKLMPPDNTTVENLRAVCLDHAKLGENSLSPSLDSRFFGPSPSQVLYLIEVVYALLMPASATLGEDASDFQYNFLKSGGLPLVLSMLTRNNFLPSADMETRRGAYLNALKIAKLLLTAVGFGHVKAVAEACQPNAEGNIPVSPINQATHDQALVLQSALQNIPNPASECMLRNVAIRLAQQISDENFFQTSKSIPDICVIRAVQKIVWASGCGTVQLVFSSNEDISKIYEKTNAAKEPDGEDEQVCCEALEVMTLCFALMPTALDTLSKERAWQTFIIDLLLHCHSKSVRQMAQEQFFLMATRCCMGHRPLLFFITLLFTVLGTTAKERAKHAGDYFTLLRHLLNYAYNSNINLPNAEVLLNNEIDWLKRIRDEVKRTGETGVEETILEGHLGVTKELLAFQTPEKKYYIGCEKGGANLIKELIDDFIFPASNVYLQYMKSGEFPTEQAIPVCSTPASINAGFELLVALAVGCLRNLKQIVDTLTDMYYLSCETLTEWEYLPPVGPRPNKGFVGLKNAGATCYMNSVIQQLYMIPPIRNGILAIEGTGTDVDDDMSGDEKQENETNVDPRDEVFSYHHQFDDKPGSKAEDRKEYNIGVLRHLQVIFGHLAASRLQYYVPRGFWKQFRLWGEPVNLREQHDALEFFNSLVDSLDEALKALGHPAMLSKVLGGSFADQKICQGCPHRYECEESFTTLNVDIRNHQNLLDSMEQYVKGDLLEGANAYHCEKCNKKVDTVKRLLIKKLPPVLAIQLKRFDYDWERECAIKFNDYFEFPRELDMEPYTVAGVAKMEGDDVNPENQVIQQNEPTEPTPVGSSKYRLVGVLVHSGQASGGHYYSYIIQRNGGDGEKNRWYKFDDGDVTECKMDDEEEMKNQCYGGEYMGEVFDHMMKRMSYRRQKRWWNAYILFYERMDSLDKDSELVKYISELTISTAKPHQVKMPGVIECSVRKQNVQFMHNRMQYSLEYFQFIKKLLTCNSVYLNPPPGQDHLLPEAEDIAMISAQLAARFLFSTGFHTKKVVRGPASDWYDALCILLRHSKNVRYWFAHNILFAYPNRFSEYLLECPSAEVRGAFAKLVVFIAHFSLQDGPCPSPTASPGTSAQGCDNLSLSDHLLRAVHNLIRREVSEHGRHLQQYFNLFVMYANLGLAEKTQLLKLNVPATFMLVALDEGPGPPIKYQYAELGKLYTVVSQLVRCCDVSSRMQSSINGNPPLPNPYGDANLTAPVMLIQQMVAEILFVRTSYVKKIIEDCSNSEETVKLLRFSCWENPQFSSTVLSELLWQVAYSYNYELRPHLDLLLQILLIEDSWQTHRIHNVLKGIPDDRDGLFDTIQRSKNHYQKRAYQCIKCMVALFSNCSVAYQILQSNTDLKRKWTWAVEWLGDELERRPYSGNPQYTYNNWSPPVQSNETSNGYFLERSHSARMTLAKACELCPEEEPDEQEAPDDQDSSPPEDTSLYPHSPGTAQFQQNNHPHGQPYTGPAAQHMNNPQRPGPASAPTPAPAPAQAPAPAGPGQGPGTGPRAQENRENVEEPAPAPVPVPAPASVPSKE; encoded by the exons ATGACGGCCACCACGCGTGGCTCTCCGGTGGGGGGCAATGACAGTCAAGGCCAGGCGCCTGACGCTCAGAGCCAACCTCCATTGCCACAGAACCAG ACTTCATCTCCTAACTCATCTAATGAGAACTCTCCAGTGAGCCCACCGGGCGAGCACGGGCAAGGGGATGGCCCGCCCcaactggaggaggaggagcctgCTTTCCCTCACACTGACCTAGCTAAGCTAGACGACATGATCAACAG GCCTCGTTGGGTAGTTCCAGTTTTGCCAAAAGGAGAATTAGAAGTCCTCCTGGAGGCCGCGATAGAGCTCAGTAAAAAAG GACTGGATGTGAAGTGTGAGGCGTGTCAGAGGTTTTTCCGAGATGGTCTGACTATCTCGTTCACGAAGATCCTCACGGATGAGGCAGTCAGTGGCTGGAAGTTTGAAATTCAC CGGTGTATCATCAATAACACCCACCGCTTGGTGGAGCTGTGTGTGGCCAAGCTCTCTCAGGACTGGTTCCCTCTACTCGAGCTGCTGGCCATGGCTACCAACCCTCACTGCAAGTTCCACATCTACAATGGCACGCGGCCCTCAGAGACCGTCCCCGCCGGAGCACAGTTGGCCGACGACGACCTATTTGCGAGACCGCCAGACCCGCGCTCGCCTAAG GGCTGGTTGGTGGacttaataaataaatttggcACGTTAAACGGGTTTCAAATGTTGCACGATCGCTTCATGAGTGGCGAAGCACTGAACGTCCAGATCATCGCTGCACTTATCAA GCCTTTTGGCCAGTGTTACGAGTTCCTCACCTTGCACACAGTGAAGAAGTACTTCCTCCCCGTCATCAAAATGGTCCCCCAGTTCCTGGAGAACCTCACGGACGAGGAGCTTAAGAAAGAGGCCAAGAATGAAGCCAAAAATGACGCACTGTCCATGATAATCAAGTCTCTGAAGAATCTTGCGTCCCGTGTACCCGGGCAAGAGGAGACTGTGaagaatttagagatttttagGTTAAAAATGATACTTAG GTTATTGCAAATTTCTTCTTTTAACGGCAAAATGAATGCACTAAATGAAGTCAACAAGGTGATCTCCAGCGTGTCGTACTACACTCATCGGCACAACCCGGAGGAGGACGAATGGTTGACTGCAGAACGCATGGCG GAGTGGATCCAACAGAACCAGATCCTGTCCATCGTCCTGAGGGACAGTTTACACCAGCCTCAGTATGTCGAGAAACTGGAGAAGATCCTTCGGTTCGTGATCAAGGAGAAAGCGCTCACCATGCAGGATCTTGACAATATCTGGGCGGCACAG gCTGGCAAACATGAGGCCATTGTGAAAAACGTTCATGACCTCCTGGCTAAACTAGCCTGGGATTTCTCACCTGAGCAGCTGGATCATCTATTTGACTGTTTCAAG gCAAGCTGGACGAACGCCAGCAAGAAGCAGCGCGAGAAACTGTTAGAACTTATCCGCCGCCTTGCCGAAGACGACAAGGATGGTGTGATGGCCCACAAAGTGCTCAATCTACTGTGGAACCTGGCTCACAGCGACGACGTGCCTGTTGATATCATGGATCAAGCTCTTAGCGCTCACATTAAAATCCTAGATTACAGCTGCTCCCAG GACAGAGACACCCAGAAGATCCAGTGGATCGATCGCTTCATAGAGGAGCTGCGAACCAATGACAAATGGGTGATTCCTGCCTTGAAGCAAATCCGAGAGATCTGTAGCCTTTTTGGAGAAGCTCCACAAAACTTAAG TCAAACCCAGAAGAATCCACACGTGTTTTACCGCCATGACCTTATCAATCAGCTGCAAAACAACCATTCCCTGGTCACGCTGGTGGCTGAGAACCTGTCCGCCTACATGGAGACGATGCGACAGTTCTCCAAAG AAGAACAGGCAGAATTTGACCCTCAAATAGTCCGAACAGGAAGCCGCTACAGCCACGTCCAGGAAGTGCAGGAAAGACTTAACTTCTTGAG GTTCCTCCTTAAAGATGGCCAGCTCTGGCTCTGTGCACCCCAAGCCAAGCAGATCTGGAAGTGTCTGGCCGAGACCGCCGTCTTCCTCTGTGACCGTGAGGCCTGCTTCAAATG GTACTCCAAACTGATGGGCGACGAACCCGATCTTGACCCCGACATCAACAAGGACTTCTTTGAGAATAATGTCCTGCAGCTGGACCCGTCCCTCTTGACGGAGAACGgcatgaagtgctttgaaagGTTCTTCAAGGCTGTCAACTGCAGAGAGGGGAAATTGGTGGCAAAACGTAGGGCCTACATGATGGACGACCTGGAACTCATTGGCCTGGACTACCTGTGGAGG GTCGTAATTCAAGGAAGCGATGACATTGCCAGCAGAGCGATAGACCTGCTGAAAGAGATCTACACCAATCTTGGACCAAAGTTACAAGTCAACCAG GTGGAAATTCATGAAGATTTTATCCAGTCGTGTTTTGACCGTCTGAAGGCGTCCTACGACACTCTGTGCGTTTTGGACGGAGATAAAGATAGCATCAACTGTGCCCGCCAGGAGGCGATCCGCATGGTGCGAGTTCTCACTGTGCTCAAGGAGTACATCAATGAGTGTGACAGCGACTACCACGAGGAGAGGACCATCCTGCCCATGTCGAG GGCCTTCCGGGGAAAACACATCACGTTGATAGTGCGCTTCCCCAACCAGGGGCGGCAGGTGGATGATCTGGACATTTGGTCGCACACCAACGACACGATTGGCTCAGTGCGGCGCGGCATCCTGAACCGCATCAAAGCCAATGCCGCGCACACCAAGATAGAACTTTTCATCGGAGGGGAGGTAGTTGACCCCGCTGATGACCGAAAGCTGATTGGACAGCTCAACTTGAAGGACAAAACG ctgatcACAGCCAAGCTAACTCAAGTGAGCGCCAACATGCCGTCCAGCCCAGATAGCTCTTCCGACTCCTCCACCGGATCGCCCGGTAACCACGGCAACCATTACGGCGAGGGGCCCAACCCTGAAGTGGAGAGTTGTCTTCCTGGCGTG ATCATGTCGCTGCACCTGCGCTACATCTCCTTCCTGTGGCAGGTGGCCGACCTGGGCTGTCAACTCAACATGCCCCTCCTTCGAGATGGCGCAAGAGTTCTCATGAAACTCATGCCACCTG ATAACACCACTGTGGAAAATCTGCGCGCTGTGTGTTTGGACCACGCCAAGCTCGGGGAGAACAGCCTCAGCCCTTCACTGGATTCTCGTTTCTTCGGCCCTTCGCCCTCCCAAGTGCTCTACCTCATTGAG GTTGTGTATGCTTTGCTAATGCCAGCCAGCGCCACTCTGGGCGAGGATGCCAGCGACTTTCAGTACAACTTCCTGAAGAGCGGTGGCTTGCCGCTCGTGTTGAGCATGCTCACCCGGAACAACTTCCTGCCGTCGGCTGACATGGAAACGCGGCGTGGGGCTTACCTCAACGCGCTGAAAATAGCCAAACTCCTCCTCACCGCGGTAGGCTTTGGGCACGTGAAAGCTGTGGCGGAGGCCTGCCAGCCCAACGCTGAGGGAAACATCCCCGTTTCCCCG ATTAATCAGGCCACTCACGATCAGGCTCTGGTGCTGCAGAGCGCTCTGCAAAATATACCAAATCCTGCCTCCGAATGTATGCTGCGCAATGTCGCCATCCGCCTGGCACAGCAGATTTCTGATGAG AATTTTTTCCAGACATCAAAGTCGATTCCTGACATCTGTGTGATCCGAGCGGTGCAGAAAATAGTTTGGGCATCAGGCTGCGGCACAGTGCAGCTGGTCTTCAGTTCTAATGAAGATATCAGCAAGATATACGAGAAG ACAAATGCAGCAAAGGAACCAGACGGTGAAGACGAGCAGGTGTGTTGCGAGGCCTTGGAAGTGATGACGTTGTGTTTTGCCCTGATGCCCACCGCCCTGGACACGCTCAGCAAGGAGAGGGCTTGGCAAACTTTTATTATCGACTTGCTGCTACACTGCCACAGCAA ATCTGTCCGTCAGATGGCACAGGAGCAGTTTTTCCTGATGGCAACCAGGTGCTGTATGGGCCACAGacccctcctcttcttcattaCCCTCCTTTTTACAGTGCTGGGG ACCACCGCTAAGGAGCGAGCTAAGCACGCCGGGGACTACTTCACTTTGCTCCGGCATCTTCTAAACTATGCCTACAACAGCAACATCAACCTGCCAAATGCTGAGGTGTTGCTCAACAATGAAATCGACTGGCTCAAAAGGATAAGG GATGAAGTCAAGAGGACAGGGGAGACCGGCGTGGAGGAGACCATCTTGGAAGGCCACCTTGGTGTCACCAAGGAGCTTCTCGCCTTCCAGACTCCCGAGAAGAAGTATTACATTGGCTGTGAGAAGGGAGGAGCTAACCTCATAAAG GAGCTGATTGACGACTTCATCTTCCCGGCGTCAAACGTTTACCTGCAGTACATGAAGAGTGGCGAGTTCCCCACGGAGCAGGCCATCCCAGTGTGCAGCACCCCGGCCTCCATCAACGCCGGCTTTGAGCTCCTGGTGGCGCTTGCTGTCGGCTGTCTGCGCAACCTCAAGCAAATCGTTGACACGCTCACGGACATGTACTATTTGA GCTGTGAAACTCTGACAGAGTGGGAATACCTTCCCCCGGTAGGGCCGCGGCCCAATAAAGGCTTTGTGGGTCTGAAGAACGCCGGGGCTACGTGTTACATGAACTCTGTAATTCAGCAGCTGTACATGATCCCTCCGATTCGCAACGGCATCTTAGCCATCGAGGGCACGGGCACCGATGTGGACGATGACATGTCGGGAGACGAAAAGCAAGAGAATGAG ACCAACGTGGATCCTCGCGACGAGGTGTTCAGCTATCACCACCAGTTTGACGATAAGCCCGGCAGTAAAGCAGAGGACAGAAAGGAGTACAACATCGGGGTGTTGCGTCACCTGCAGGTCATCTTTGGCCACCTCGCTGCTTCCAGGCTTCAATACTATGTCCCGAGGGGCTTCTGGAAACAATTCAG GTTGTGGGGTGAGCCGGTGAATCTAAGAGAGCAACATGACGCTTTAGAGTTTTTCAATTCTTTGGTGGATAGTCTGGATGAAGCACTGAAGGCCTTGGGTCATCCTGCTATGCTCAGCAAGGTTCTAGGAGGCTCTTTTGCAGACCAGAAGATCTGTCAGGGATGCCCTCACAG ATACGAGTGCGAGGAGTCATTCACAACACTTAATGTAGACATCAGAAACCACCAGAACCTTTTGGACTCCATGGAGCAGTACGTGAAAGGAGACCTTCTGGAGGGCGCCAATGCATACCACTGTGAGAAGTGTAACAAGAAG GTGGACACTGTGAAGCGTCTGCTGATCAAGAAGCTGCCGCCGGTCCTCGCCATCCAACTGAAACGCTTCGATTACGATTGGGAGCGGGAATGCGCCATCAAGTTCAACGACTACTTTGAATTCCCGAGGGAGTTGGACATGGAGCCGTACACGGTAGCCGGCGTGGCCAAGATGGAGGGTGACGACGTGAACCCGGAGAACCAAGTGATTCAGCAGAACGAGCCCACGGAGCCCACGCCCGTGGGCAGCTCCAAATACCGTTTGGTGGGGGTGCTGGTCCACTCGGGCCAGGCCAGCGGCGGACATTACTACTCGTACATCATCCAGAGGAACGGCGGCGACGGAGAGAAAAACCGCTGGTATAAGTTTGACGACGGTGATGTGACCGAGTGCAAGATGGACGATGAGGAGGAGATGAAGAACCAGTGCTACGGTGGCGAATACATGGGCGAAGTGTTTGATCACATGATGAAAAGAATGTCGTACCGCAGACAAAAACGCTGGTGGAACGCTTACATCCTTTTCTACGAGCGTATGGACTCTCTTGACAAGGACAGTGAGCTTGTCAAGTACATCTCGGAGTTGACCATCTCCACCGCCAAGCCGCATCAGGTCAAGATGCCCGGCGTCATCGAGTGCAGCGTCCGCAAGCAGAACGTCCAGTTTATGCACAACCGAATGCAATACAGCCTGGAATATTTCCAGTTCATTAAGAAACTTCTGACCTGTAACAGTGTCTATTTAAACCCTCCTCCAG GACAAGACCATCTTCTGCCCGAGGCAGAGGACATTGCTATGATAAGTGCTCAGCTGGCTGCTCGCTTTCTTTTTAGTACAGGCTTTCACACCAAGAAAGTAGTCAGGGGTCCTGCCAGTGATTG GTATGACGCTCTCTGCATCCTGCTGAGACACAGTAAGAATGTACGCTACTGGTTTGCACACAACATCCTGTTTGCTTACCCCAACCGCTTCTCTGAGTACCTGCTGGAGTGCCCGAGCGCCGAGGTGCGCGGCGCCTTTGCCAAGCTCGTCGTCTTCATTGCTCACTTCTCCCTGCAAGACGGTCCTTGCCCCTCCCCCACTGCCTCGCCTGGAACCTCTGCTCAG ggttGTGATAACCTCAGTCTAAGTGACCACCTTTTAAGAGCTGTCCACAACCTGATCAGACGAGAGGTTTCTGAACACGGCCGTCACCTGCAGCAGTACTTTAACCTCTTTGTCATGTACGCCAATCTTG GCCTAGCAGAGAAGACCCAACTGCTGAAGCTGAACGTACCCGCCACTTTCATGCTAGTCGCTCTGGATGAAGGTCCCGGCCCCCCCATCAAGTACCAGTACGCTGAACTGGGCAAGCTGTACACGGTGGTCTCCCAACTGGTCCGCTGCTGCGATGTGTCTTCGCGCATGCAGTCCTCCATCAACG GCAACCCCCCGCTGCCTAACCCTTACGGGGACGCCAACCTCACGGCCCCCGTGATGCTGATACAGCAGATGGTGGCCGAGATTCTGTTTGTGAGGACCAGCTACGTGAAGAAGATCATCGAGGACTGCAGCAACTCTGAGGAGACTGTGAAGCTGCTCCGCTTCAGCTGCTGGGAAAACCCTCAGTTTTCCTCCACGGTGCTCAGTGAGCTTCTGTGGCAG GTGGCGTACTCTTACAACTACGAGTTGAGGCCTCACTTGGACTTGCTGCTCCAGATCCTTCTCATTGAGGACTCGTGGCAGACACACAG GATCCATAACGTGCTGAAAGGAATTCCAGATGACAGGGACGGCCTCTTTGACACCATCCAGCGTTCCAAGAACCACTACCAGAAACGGGCCTACCAATGCATCAAGTGCATGGTGGCCCTCTTCAGCAACTGCTCCGTGGCTTACCAGATCCTCCAG AGCAACACGGACCTGAAACGGAAGTGGACGTGGGCCGTGGAGTGGCTGGGCGACGAGCTGGAGAGGAGGCCGTACTCCGGCAACCCTCAGTACACCTACAACAACTGGTCTCCTCCGGTCCAGAGCAACGAGACGTCCAACGGCTACTTCCTGGAGCGCTCCCACAGTGCCCGCATGACCCTCGCCAAGGCCTGTGAGCTTTGCCCTGAAGAG GAGCCCGATGAACAGGAAGCCCCCGACGATCAAGACTCGTCCCCGCCCGAGGACACCTCTTTGTACCCGCATTCTCCCGGAACCGCACAGTTCCAGCAG AACAACCACCCTCACGGGCAACCGTACACCGGGCCGGCCGCGCAGCACATGAACAATCCTCAGCGCCCCGGCCCCGCGTCGGCTCCGACCCCGGCCCCGGCCCCCGCGCAGGCCCCGGCCCCCGCCGGCCCCGGCCAGGGCCCGGGCACGGGCCCCAGAGCACAAGAGAACAGGGAGAATGTGGAGGAGCCGGCCCCGGCCCCGGTCCCGGTCCCGGCCCCGGCATCGGTCCCGTCTAAGGAGTAA